In Saprospiraceae bacterium, one DNA window encodes the following:
- a CDS encoding SusD/RagB family nutrient-binding outer membrane lipoprotein: MKNLILLIIISLSIPSCFQDSDINIDPNRSTTVDPALLFSGAATQFSLLRVAELTWPVALGSQMWASGGRWGLQQAQYDQTRVRSAWGRTYTDVLKNLNVALDNIQANPNPNKNSIAQIKILMAFVYSQTSFLWGDIPFSEAATGKVDLPKFDLQKDVLEGCIKMLDESIANLDNAGKGIQAPSDLYYGGNLARWKKFANSLKLRILFSMVDADPSKGAEIGKLMAVNNFISSVDDAMQFKYFNQPGRQNPRFSFTAIFRGGVQSDWYCSKPVYDLLVELKDPRIPFFFQKGVDAAPNEFIALNSTETFNTKSALVNMNLLRADLPEVSFSYSEQLLFEAEAIARGFAPGGMDAATARMRKGVEESLKSFGVAAADATKYANDLPALTSANFVKQLAEQQYLDLFMRPVEGWTQNRRSGAIGKEIPALKTPAAAPVPGLFRRLLYRSEEINSNPNTPKGLNIDSPMWFDK, from the coding sequence ATGAAAAATTTAATTCTTTTAATCATCATTTCACTTTCCATTCCATCATGTTTTCAGGATAGTGATATCAATATTGATCCCAACAGATCTACGACGGTAGATCCGGCGTTATTATTTTCAGGAGCAGCAACACAGTTTTCATTGTTGAGAGTAGCTGAATTGACATGGCCTGTTGCCTTGGGTAGCCAAATGTGGGCTTCAGGTGGCAGATGGGGACTGCAACAAGCCCAATATGATCAAACCAGGGTAAGAAGTGCCTGGGGACGAACCTATACAGATGTCCTTAAAAATCTTAATGTAGCTTTGGATAACATACAGGCAAACCCAAATCCAAATAAAAATTCCATAGCTCAGATAAAAATTCTTATGGCTTTTGTCTATTCACAAACCAGCTTTTTGTGGGGAGATATACCGTTTTCAGAAGCTGCAACAGGAAAGGTGGACTTACCTAAGTTTGACCTTCAGAAAGATGTACTTGAAGGTTGTATCAAAATGCTTGATGAGTCCATCGCCAATTTAGATAATGCCGGCAAAGGTATACAGGCCCCTAGTGACCTTTATTATGGAGGAAACTTGGCTCGGTGGAAAAAATTCGCCAATTCTCTAAAACTGAGAATACTGTTCAGTATGGTAGACGCAGATCCTTCAAAAGGTGCGGAAATCGGTAAATTGATGGCGGTCAACAACTTTATCAGTTCTGTGGACGATGCCATGCAATTTAAATACTTTAATCAGCCGGGAAGACAAAACCCCAGATTTTCTTTCACTGCAATATTCCGTGGAGGAGTGCAGTCTGACTGGTATTGCTCCAAGCCCGTTTATGACCTTCTGGTAGAGTTGAAAGATCCGAGAATCCCGTTCTTTTTCCAAAAAGGAGTAGATGCTGCGCCAAATGAATTTATTGCTCTAAATTCTACCGAGACATTTAATACTAAATCAGCATTGGTCAATATGAATCTGCTGAGAGCTGATTTACCGGAAGTTTCATTTTCTTACAGTGAACAATTACTGTTTGAAGCCGAGGCGATTGCAAGAGGATTTGCGCCGGGAGGAATGGATGCTGCTACTGCAAGAATGAGAAAGGGCGTGGAAGAGTCTTTAAAATCTTTTGGTGTTGCAGCCGCCGATGCTACAAAATATGCCAATGATCTGCCAGCATTAACCAGTGCAAACTTTGTCAAACAATTGGCAGAACAACAATATCTTGACCTATTTATGCGTCCTGTGGAAGGCTGGACTCAAAACAGAAGATCAGGAGCTATTGGCAAGGAAATTCCTGCTTTAAAAACACCAGCAGCGGCACCGGTGCCAGGTTTGTTCAGAAGATTACTTTACAGAAGTGAAGAAATAAATTCCAATCCCAACACACCAAAAGGACTTAATATAGATAGTCCTATGTGGTTTGATAAATAA
- a CDS encoding SusC/RagA family TonB-linked outer membrane protein — protein MRRFFTLLIFGVLPLFIWAQNRTITGTVVSSATEPLIGVTVLVKGTNVGTVTDIDGNYSVNVPETAKSLVFSSIGYISTEIPIGSGNRLDVIMNEDQISLSEIVVTANAIAREKKELGYSVATLKGDEFLKARETNIVNSMAGKIAGVRISQQSGTVGGSSRVMIRGANSISSSSEPLFVIDGVPISNSSFNNSETDIVTGGFDVGNRAGDINPDDIESMSVLKGAAASALYGSRARNGVIVLTTKRGKANAERKTNITLNSSFRTDNVFRLPEIQSEYAQGNLGVYNPQLANGWGPKISSMTSEVTDYKGEKAILKSHPDNWKDFYVRGSTYINSISFDGANEKTDYRVSFTNLAQTGIIPESKMGRNTLSFNGGTKVTDKLTSRIWLNYVRTTSDGRPAQGSNTTNIIPTIMTSLPATIDIKELRDNLFAPATQAFPAGFTGDVARAIDLNGVQNNPYFVLKYNRFSNAVDRVYGGTSLGYDVTPWFNIMGRVGTDFFTENRRAVTRKGTRGRLNGQFETNDMFEKELQTDLIGSFTFDLTDDIGLKAIVGHQFNQRTLRRSRVLSEGLNIDQLYTFANAQSNVPSNFTSRREIFGAYGDISLNYKNYLFLNVTGRNDWSSTLPVENNSYFYPSTSLSFLLTEAFPDLRKNGILNYAKIRANVANVGSDEDPYQLSFTYNPLTQATDIYTFNILYPIGGASAFGATNVLPPTNLLPQRQNSWEAGGEFSFFDSRVNLDLTYYRTINYDQIISIAIPQTTGYSARRLNVGQISNRGFEALLAVQPIRTKSGFKWDVAFNFNRNINRVDKLADNLQEFIITSGDGFGIFISARPGETFNIQGVGWLRDDKGNLVINPSTGLRTPGPRKLLGNIYPDWTMGINNSFSFKNLNFSFLIDIREGGVINSQTVSILRGSGMALETTENNRTPFVDKGVNRNADGTFTENTKAVASVQQYYGTLDNSTSPEDNTFDASYIKLREIRLSYTLPDKLMAKTPFGGASLALEGRNLALLKSHVPHIDPESNVLGPGLIGEGLERGSVPSSRTIGVNLRLSF, from the coding sequence ATGAGGAGATTTTTTACTTTACTAATTTTTGGCGTATTACCTTTATTTATTTGGGCACAGAATCGGACGATTACGGGTACGGTAGTATCTTCTGCCACTGAACCACTAATCGGAGTTACCGTATTGGTGAAGGGTACAAATGTGGGTACTGTTACGGACATAGATGGGAATTATTCAGTAAATGTACCGGAAACGGCAAAATCGCTGGTATTTAGTTCAATAGGATATATAAGTACTGAAATACCTATCGGGTCAGGAAACAGACTGGATGTAATTATGAACGAGGATCAGATAAGTCTCAGTGAGATAGTCGTAACGGCTAATGCTATTGCCCGTGAAAAGAAAGAACTCGGCTATTCTGTTGCCACTTTAAAGGGAGATGAGTTTCTCAAAGCGAGAGAAACCAACATTGTCAACTCCATGGCAGGAAAGATAGCCGGCGTAAGGATTTCACAGCAATCCGGAACTGTCGGTGGGTCTTCAAGAGTAATGATCAGAGGAGCCAACTCGATATCATCTTCCAGCGAACCATTATTTGTAATCGATGGTGTTCCTATTTCCAATTCTTCTTTCAATAACTCGGAGACGGATATCGTCACAGGAGGTTTTGATGTAGGTAACAGAGCCGGAGACATCAATCCGGATGATATCGAAAGTATGTCTGTACTAAAAGGCGCTGCAGCATCAGCCTTATACGGATCAAGAGCCAGAAATGGCGTTATCGTTCTTACCACAAAAAGAGGAAAAGCAAATGCAGAACGAAAAACAAATATCACACTTAACTCTTCATTTCGTACAGATAACGTCTTCAGATTGCCTGAAATACAAAGTGAGTATGCTCAAGGCAATTTAGGTGTTTATAATCCGCAATTGGCCAATGGATGGGGTCCTAAAATCAGTAGTATGACCAGCGAGGTTACCGATTATAAAGGAGAGAAGGCCATACTCAAGAGTCATCCTGACAACTGGAAAGACTTTTATGTTAGAGGAAGCACTTATATCAATTCCATTTCTTTTGACGGGGCTAATGAAAAGACGGACTATAGAGTTAGTTTTACCAATCTTGCCCAGACAGGTATCATTCCTGAATCCAAAATGGGAAGAAATACATTGTCATTTAACGGGGGTACAAAAGTGACTGACAAACTTACATCCAGAATTTGGTTGAATTATGTCAGAACTACCAGTGATGGTCGTCCGGCTCAGGGTTCAAACACAACCAATATTATACCAACCATCATGACAAGCCTTCCGGCTACCATTGATATCAAGGAATTGAGAGACAACTTATTTGCACCTGCAACACAAGCTTTTCCGGCTGGTTTTACGGGAGATGTGGCTCGAGCCATCGATCTTAACGGGGTGCAAAACAATCCATACTTTGTTTTAAAGTACAATCGTTTTTCCAATGCCGTGGACAGAGTATATGGAGGAACAAGTTTAGGGTATGATGTCACACCATGGTTTAACATCATGGGTAGGGTAGGAACAGACTTCTTTACAGAAAACAGAAGGGCTGTAACCAGAAAAGGTACCAGAGGAAGGTTAAACGGACAGTTTGAGACTAACGATATGTTTGAGAAAGAACTCCAGACGGACTTGATCGGATCTTTTACATTTGATCTGACTGATGACATAGGACTGAAAGCTATTGTTGGACACCAGTTCAACCAAAGAACACTGAGAAGATCAAGGGTATTATCTGAAGGGTTGAACATAGATCAGTTATATACATTTGCCAATGCACAGTCCAATGTACCTTCCAACTTTACCAGCAGAAGAGAAATTTTTGGTGCTTATGGTGATATCAGCTTAAATTATAAAAATTATCTCTTTTTAAACGTTACGGGAAGAAATGACTGGAGTTCAACACTACCTGTTGAAAACAATTCATATTTTTATCCATCCACCAGTCTTTCATTTTTACTTACTGAGGCATTTCCTGATTTAAGGAAGAATGGTATATTAAATTATGCAAAAATCAGAGCCAATGTCGCCAATGTGGGTAGTGATGAGGATCCTTATCAGTTGTCATTCACTTACAACCCGTTGACTCAGGCGACTGATATCTATACATTCAACATCCTGTATCCGATAGGCGGAGCATCCGCTTTTGGTGCTACGAATGTTTTACCTCCTACCAATCTTTTACCTCAAAGACAAAACTCCTGGGAAGCGGGAGGAGAATTCAGCTTCTTTGATAGCAGGGTCAATCTTGATCTCACCTATTACAGGACTATAAATTATGACCAGATCATTTCTATTGCTATTCCACAGACTACAGGATATTCTGCGAGAAGACTTAATGTAGGTCAAATTTCTAATAGAGGTTTTGAAGCGTTATTGGCAGTTCAGCCTATCAGAACAAAATCAGGATTTAAGTGGGATGTAGCGTTCAATTTCAACAGAAATATAAACAGAGTAGACAAGCTGGCAGACAACCTTCAGGAATTTATTATCACTTCGGGTGATGGATTTGGAATCTTTATATCAGCAAGACCTGGAGAAACATTCAATATTCAAGGGGTAGGATGGCTCAGGGACGATAAAGGAAATTTAGTCATCAATCCTTCAACAGGGTTGAGAACTCCCGGACCAAGAAAACTTTTGGGAAATATTTATCCTGACTGGACAATGGGAATCAACAACTCTTTCTCCTTTAAAAATCTGAATTTCAGTTTCCTTATTGATATCAGAGAGGGTGGCGTCATCAATTCACAGACAGTAAGTATTTTGAGAGGCTCGGGTATGGCACTGGAGACAACAGAAAACAACAGAACACCGTTTGTGGACAAAGGGGTAAACAGAAATGCTGACGGTACTTTTACTGAAAATACGAAAGCTGTAGCTTCGGTACAACAATACTATGGCACCTTAGATAACTCTACCAGCCCGGAAGATAATACTTTTGATGCATCATATATCAAGTTGAGAGAGATAAGACTTTCATATACACTTCCGGACAAATTAATGGCAAAGACACCTTTTGGAGGAGCGTCTTTGGCTCTTGAGGGAAGAAACCTTGCTTTGTTAAAGTCTCATGTACCTCATATCGATCCTGAAAGTAATGTTTTGGGCCCGGGACTTATAGGCGAAGGCCTTGAAAGAGGTTCTGTACCGAGCAGCAGAACAATTGGAGTAAATTTACGTTTATCATTCTAA
- a CDS encoding peptidylprolyl isomerase: protein MEMRKIKCLIVSVCILFTLVLPQAQKVMIYTSAGNIEVELYGDKAPVTTTNFLQYVKDGVYNGGSFYRAVRPNNQRKDQPHIEVIQGGIDADSLKRRAPIELERTSVTGLKHEHGTISMGRTGPNSASSEFFICINAQPSLDFGGNRNPDGQGFAAFGKVTKGMKVVRKIQQRKTTLYPALGLNQRLVNPVKIIKIEIIN, encoded by the coding sequence ATGGAAATGCGAAAAATAAAATGTTTAATCGTATCAGTATGTATCTTATTTACATTGGTACTACCACAAGCTCAAAAAGTGATGATATATACTTCTGCGGGAAATATAGAAGTTGAATTGTATGGAGATAAAGCTCCGGTGACCACCACAAATTTTCTTCAGTATGTAAAAGATGGAGTTTATAATGGTGGCTCGTTTTATCGGGCAGTAAGACCGAACAATCAAAGGAAAGATCAACCACATATCGAGGTCATACAAGGGGGTATTGACGCAGATTCATTAAAAAGGAGAGCACCAATAGAGTTGGAACGCACTTCGGTCACAGGTTTAAAACATGAGCACGGTACAATATCAATGGGCAGAACAGGACCCAATAGTGCGTCCTCAGAATTTTTTATCTGTATCAATGCACAGCCCTCTCTTGATTTTGGGGGTAATCGAAATCCCGACGGACAGGGATTTGCTGCTTTTGGCAAAGTTACCAAAGGTATGAAAGTGGTCAGAAAAATTCAGCAAAGAAAAACTACATTGTATCCTGCATTAGGATTGAATCAAAGACTGGTCAACCCTGTAAAAATCATCAAAATTGAAATCATCAATTAA
- a CDS encoding AhpC/TSA family protein, whose product MAKRFLIISILIVQFGCGVKKESAKKYHVEGITENLKSGEVVLEKLDLVTNERAFVAKKKIVDGRFSFTDTLSAWGLHSLVIHDSVRIPFFIEPGKIHVNIPDHRSNKADVKAGINNDLLKKHMFAFNKAEGVKLIEKYPNTIFGAFTTYYVMMNNTFEGDTLEQLISKLSGDALESVYIPHIKKVSKAIISTAIGKKAPDFAVLDSAGKEIRLYDLKGKYVLLDFWTSWCKPCREANPQWKIMYDKYKNSNLEFMGVSFDVKCESWKKALIKDELPWPSGCNCAGWDDISDMYGVKSVPQTFLIHPDGTILDKNIKPADFEIIFKKHLKN is encoded by the coding sequence ATGGCAAAAAGATTTTTAATCATCAGCATCCTAATAGTCCAATTTGGTTGTGGAGTAAAAAAAGAATCAGCTAAAAAATACCATGTAGAAGGTATTACTGAAAATTTGAAATCCGGAGAAGTGGTATTGGAAAAGCTTGATCTGGTAACAAATGAAAGAGCTTTTGTCGCTAAAAAAAAGATTGTTGACGGACGGTTTTCTTTTACTGATACTTTGTCGGCCTGGGGATTACATTCGCTGGTCATTCATGATTCGGTCAGAATACCATTTTTTATTGAACCTGGCAAAATACATGTGAATATACCAGATCACAGATCCAATAAAGCTGATGTAAAGGCAGGTATCAATAATGACTTACTAAAAAAACACATGTTTGCTTTTAATAAGGCAGAAGGAGTCAAACTGATAGAAAAGTATCCGAATACCATTTTTGGTGCATTTACTACATACTATGTGATGATGAATAATACCTTTGAAGGAGACACACTGGAGCAACTGATCTCCAAATTATCCGGTGATGCCCTGGAATCGGTGTATATTCCACATATCAAAAAAGTATCAAAGGCAATAATATCTACAGCAATCGGGAAAAAAGCACCTGACTTTGCAGTATTGGATTCTGCGGGAAAAGAAATCAGACTTTATGACCTTAAAGGCAAATATGTATTATTGGATTTCTGGACATCGTGGTGTAAACCTTGCAGGGAAGCAAATCCTCAGTGGAAAATAATGTATGACAAGTATAAAAACAGTAATCTTGAATTTATGGGAGTTTCTTTTGATGTAAAATGTGAGTCATGGAAAAAAGCTTTAATAAAAGATGAGCTACCCTGGCCAAGTGGATGCAACTGTGCGGGTTGGGATGATATATCAGATATGTATGGAGTAAAGTCGGTACCTCAGACTTTTTTGATTCATCCCGACGGCACTATTTTGGACAAAAACATTAAACCAGCAGACTTTGAAATAATATTTAAAAAGCACCTAAAAAATTAG
- a CDS encoding glycosyltransferase family 39 protein, translated as MTFGFLLRCLGLFYPYLYEWDERYHALVAKHLAENPLLPLLYKTVPLPYHIEHWASNHIWLHKPPMALWIMALSIKSFGANEIAVKLPSIILSTISIYLTFRIALFFSEKKIALLAAFFQSINGLLLELTFGAQATDHVDTIFLFFVELCVFIIIIYIKKSHIWYLLLLGVALGMAILTKWLTALIVLPLFITLLFPIQGFRKVIIDTFMILLIAAIIVMPWQWYIFSYFPAEARWESDYNWRHITEVLEGHDGAWWWHILYASKYWNELIVISFIWFLFSIKTKPLRSKTLTLALWVLIPYIIFSLVATKMVAYPLITAPAIFIILAMFWYHLKANPIHIKSLNTFILILIISLSLRRSFERVQLALDIDAVKKKSTWVKEIKNVIEDKNAIIFNTESYIEIMFYHDYLAYPYTPESKVLQHLIEQGYSVYINQEGNLSKFKN; from the coding sequence TTGACCTTTGGTTTTCTGCTCCGATGCCTGGGACTTTTTTATCCATATTTGTATGAATGGGATGAAAGATATCACGCGTTGGTTGCTAAACATCTTGCTGAAAACCCTCTGCTACCGCTTTTGTACAAAACAGTTCCGTTACCTTATCACATCGAACATTGGGCATCCAATCATATATGGCTTCACAAGCCGCCAATGGCCCTTTGGATTATGGCTTTGAGTATAAAATCTTTTGGTGCAAATGAAATTGCTGTGAAGCTACCATCAATAATTCTTTCTACAATATCCATTTATCTGACATTCAGGATCGCACTCTTTTTCAGTGAAAAAAAAATTGCTCTTTTAGCAGCTTTTTTTCAATCGATCAATGGATTATTGCTGGAACTTACTTTTGGCGCTCAGGCAACAGATCATGTTGACACTATTTTCCTGTTTTTTGTAGAGCTATGTGTTTTTATCATCATTATTTACATCAAAAAATCGCATATATGGTATTTATTGCTTTTAGGTGTGGCATTAGGTATGGCTATATTGACTAAATGGCTGACTGCATTGATAGTCTTGCCATTGTTCATTACACTTTTATTTCCAATCCAAGGCTTTAGGAAAGTAATCATTGATACTTTCATGATATTACTTATAGCAGCTATCATTGTGATGCCCTGGCAATGGTATATTTTTAGTTATTTTCCAGCTGAAGCAAGATGGGAGAGTGATTATAACTGGAGGCATATCACAGAAGTACTGGAAGGACATGACGGGGCTTGGTGGTGGCATATCTTGTATGCTTCAAAATACTGGAATGAGTTGATAGTTATTTCTTTTATCTGGTTTTTGTTCAGTATAAAAACCAAACCACTTAGGTCTAAAACGCTGACTTTGGCTCTTTGGGTACTTATACCATATATTATATTTTCTTTAGTTGCTACCAAGATGGTGGCATATCCACTTATCACAGCTCCGGCGATCTTTATTATACTTGCAATGTTTTGGTATCATCTGAAGGCAAATCCTATTCATATTAAAAGTTTAAATACTTTCATATTAATTTTAATTATTTCCCTTTCATTAAGACGAAGTTTTGAGAGAGTCCAGTTAGCTTTAGACATTGATGCTGTCAAAAAGAAATCAACATGGGTGAAAGAAATCAAAAATGTAATTGAAGACAAAAATGCTATAATTTTTAATACTGAATCATACATTGAAATTATGTTTTATCATGATTATCTGGCTTACCCATACACTCCTGAATCTAAAGTATTGCAGCACCTGATCGAACAAGGATACAGTGTTTACATAAATCAAGAAGGGAACCTTTCAAAATTCAAAAACTAA
- a CDS encoding amidohydrolase family protein, translated as MLKLKILWALLSAIILSFCPQSLFAQNSDAPKLLSNTYFLQNCFVVKQPGTILSNQHVLIKDGIVADIGPAIKPPFDAQIIKADSFYVYAGFIDAYSNVGVARLETGNARPEGRGERPRVQDPGNPPNDVAGITPQIQASDVFKSSDKSVSDMRAAGFVISHVAPRGLLLPGQSGIYLLGDGSNDKMLLKSPVAQTFQLEVNRGVYPSTSIAAIAKFRDLYKNAAIAGAHEEKFKSMPSGGLTRPNYAKELTSLYPVTVKKMPLHFIAPRTKDVHKALSLKDELGFDLVLTEVKQGWHYIDRIKKSNVQVLLSLELPEEEKAESKKDTAAAKEVKKEIKKEQNPEKDQFDKKKLESIKEYLSQGSVFEKNGIKFSFSFLNAKPSEIKKSLRRLIENGLSENYALAALTTHPAQMLGISNLSGTVEKGKIANLVVSDKPYFQEKSVIKYVFVDGKKYDYSEKPKKQESKSSESSKIAGLWSYTVEVPGSVQKGKIKISKNQDEYKITVTDDSSPDKNDPASDVNVDGTKVSFNIMTNLGQPVKVDFALEFEDKSYKGSVSVGQFGSFPIKGDLESDPKL; from the coding sequence ATGCTGAAATTAAAAATCCTTTGGGCACTTTTGTCTGCAATTATTTTGAGTTTTTGCCCGCAATCACTCTTTGCCCAAAACAGTGATGCCCCAAAATTATTGAGCAACACTTACTTCCTTCAGAATTGTTTTGTGGTTAAACAACCGGGAACAATTCTCTCTAATCAACATGTATTGATTAAAGATGGGATTGTAGCGGACATAGGCCCTGCTATAAAACCACCGTTTGATGCCCAGATCATCAAAGCAGATTCTTTTTATGTGTATGCGGGATTTATCGATGCATATTCCAATGTTGGCGTAGCCAGACTCGAAACCGGAAATGCAAGACCGGAAGGTAGAGGAGAAAGACCCAGAGTTCAGGACCCAGGTAATCCACCCAATGATGTCGCCGGTATCACTCCCCAGATTCAGGCTTCGGATGTATTTAAATCTTCAGATAAGTCTGTGAGCGATATGAGGGCTGCAGGTTTTGTCATATCACATGTGGCTCCCAGAGGTCTTCTATTACCTGGTCAAAGCGGGATTTATCTTTTGGGAGATGGCAGCAATGATAAAATGTTGCTGAAGTCACCGGTTGCCCAGACTTTTCAGCTTGAGGTCAATCGTGGTGTATATCCTTCCACATCCATTGCGGCTATCGCAAAATTCCGGGATCTATACAAAAATGCCGCTATCGCAGGCGCCCATGAAGAAAAATTTAAAAGTATGCCTTCGGGTGGTCTCACCAGACCAAATTATGCAAAGGAATTGACCTCGCTTTATCCTGTGACTGTTAAAAAAATGCCCCTTCATTTTATCGCTCCCCGTACGAAAGACGTACACAAGGCTCTTTCTCTGAAAGATGAACTGGGATTTGATTTGGTCCTGACGGAGGTCAAACAAGGTTGGCATTATATAGACAGAATAAAAAAATCCAATGTTCAGGTGCTTCTATCGCTTGAACTTCCTGAGGAAGAAAAAGCTGAAAGCAAAAAAGACACAGCCGCTGCCAAAGAAGTAAAAAAAGAAATCAAAAAAGAGCAAAACCCGGAAAAAGATCAGTTTGATAAAAAGAAGCTGGAATCTATTAAAGAGTATCTCTCGCAAGGCTCCGTTTTTGAAAAGAATGGAATTAAGTTTAGTTTCTCTTTTCTGAATGCAAAACCATCAGAAATCAAAAAGAGCCTTAGGCGTCTGATTGAAAATGGTCTGTCTGAAAATTACGCTCTCGCTGCCCTGACGACCCACCCTGCACAGATGCTCGGAATTTCAAACCTTTCTGGTACCGTTGAGAAAGGAAAAATCGCAAACTTAGTTGTATCTGATAAACCATATTTTCAAGAAAAATCAGTAATCAAATATGTCTTTGTAGATGGTAAAAAGTATGATTATTCTGAAAAACCTAAAAAACAAGAGTCAAAATCTTCTGAATCCTCAAAAATTGCAGGCCTTTGGTCCTATACGGTTGAAGTACCCGGCTCTGTACAGAAAGGTAAAATCAAAATATCAAAAAATCAGGATGAATACAAAATCACTGTCACCGATGATTCTTCTCCTGACAAAAATGATCCAGCGTCTGATGTAAATGTAGACGGAACCAAGGTGTCCTTCAACATTATGACAAACCTGGGTCAGCCTGTAAAAGTAGATTTCGCCCTTGAATTCGAAGATAAATCCTACAAAGGTTCTGTCTCTGTTGGCCAATTCGGCTCTTTTCCTATAAAAGGCGACCTCGAAAGTGATCCAAAACTTTAA
- a CDS encoding amidohydrolase family protein: MYKFNIIPTVLILICFNLTVYAQQVKKAESGVFLLKNGTIHTVTSGTFIGDILLKDGMISDIGKDLSVSPNYKVVDCTGKHIYPGMIDGGSRVGLSEVSSVSVTNDYSELGDFIPHMKALTAVNPNAVAIPVTRVNGVTTVFAKPSGGTFPGTGALIDLFGYSPEQMTTGAEHVVMNFPSTGRRGRWDRRTDEDIKKDAEKAMKNINDVWESVAQYHKMDSLAKVENQKWLNNNPQMDALMPIYRGNAPLFIEVNSMGDIEGALTWISEKKIKAVLTGVSEGWRVADKIAKAKIPVITGPVLAVPGRDNDRYDASYANAGKMAKAGVKVAIRTDGAENTRNLPFNAGFAAAYGMGVEEALKAVTIHPAEIFGVTAKYGSLEKNKVANLFVSTGDPFETKSQIDHLFIKGWKIPLESRHTLFYDEFLERTPGVK; encoded by the coding sequence ATGTATAAATTTAATATCATCCCAACGGTTTTAATATTAATTTGCTTTAATTTAACGGTTTATGCTCAGCAGGTAAAAAAAGCGGAGTCAGGTGTGTTTTTGCTCAAAAACGGTACAATACATACTGTCACTTCCGGGACTTTCATCGGAGATATACTCCTGAAAGATGGCATGATATCGGATATTGGTAAAGATCTTTCTGTATCGCCAAATTATAAAGTGGTGGATTGTACAGGTAAACACATTTATCCCGGGATGATAGACGGCGGCAGCAGGGTTGGTCTTTCAGAAGTTTCATCAGTATCTGTCACTAATGACTACAGCGAACTGGGAGATTTTATCCCACACATGAAGGCATTGACAGCTGTCAATCCCAATGCGGTGGCTATACCCGTCACCCGTGTAAATGGCGTTACTACCGTATTTGCCAAACCATCAGGTGGTACATTTCCGGGCACAGGAGCTTTGATCGACTTGTTCGGTTACAGCCCTGAACAAATGACGACAGGTGCTGAGCATGTGGTCATGAATTTTCCATCTACAGGAAGAAGGGGCCGATGGGATAGAAGAACAGATGAGGACATTAAAAAAGACGCGGAAAAAGCCATGAAAAATATCAATGATGTTTGGGAAAGTGTTGCTCAATATCATAAAATGGATTCACTGGCAAAAGTAGAAAATCAAAAATGGCTCAACAACAATCCACAAATGGACGCCCTAATGCCCATATACAGGGGAAATGCCCCGCTTTTTATCGAAGTCAATTCAATGGGTGATATTGAAGGAGCCTTGACATGGATATCAGAAAAAAAGATTAAAGCTGTATTGACCGGTGTATCAGAAGGATGGAGAGTGGCGGATAAAATTGCCAAAGCCAAAATTCCGGTTATAACAGGTCCCGTTCTTGCTGTTCCCGGTCGTGATAATGACAGGTATGACGCTTCTTATGCGAATGCAGGTAAAATGGCAAAAGCAGGAGTTAAAGTCGCTATTCGTACAGATGGCGCAGAAAACACCAGAAATTTGCCATTCAACGCAGGTTTTGCCGCAGCTTATGGTATGGGAGTGGAAGAGGCTCTCAAAGCGGTAACCATTCATCCTGCAGAAATTTTTGGTGTGACAGCGAAGTACGGTAGTCTGGAAAAAAACAAGGTGGCTAATCTATTTGTATCTACAGGTGATCCATTTGAGACAAAATCACAAATCGACCACTTGTTTATAAAAGGCTGGAAAATACCTTTGGAAAGCAGACATACGCTGTTTTATGATGAGTTTCTGGAGAGGACGCCCGGGGTGAAATGA